The proteins below come from a single Pedobacter aquae genomic window:
- a CDS encoding THUMP domain-containing class I SAM-dependent RNA methyltransferase — protein MHQVFNTPSKVIITCNKRLSPYLELEVKNLGFKPVRIFSTGLELKVSLNDCIRLNLNLRCASQVLYSLQEFDAENGEELYQKVTAIEWEKLIDFSGYFSVTSNVDNSTITTPLFANLKVKDAIADRIKSVHKIRPNSGPDYTKTVVHLYWKNEKAEIFLDTSGETLAKHSYRKIPGKAPMLEALAASTILATQWDFKSPFINPMCGSGTLAIEAALIATGRTPGLLRMNYAFMHILGYEEEVFFTERRKLKDQVVKNQDLKIIATDISEDAIDISKKNAKTAGVDQLIEFYACDFADTRIPQDEAGVIMFNPEYGERLGIHSKLEATYARIGDFMKKECKGYNGYIFTGNPDLAKKIGLRASKRIEFYNGKLDCRLLEYELYDGSRRTAP, from the coding sequence ATGCATCAAGTTTTCAACACCCCATCAAAGGTTATCATAACCTGCAACAAAAGATTGTCGCCATATCTTGAATTAGAAGTGAAAAACTTAGGTTTTAAACCTGTTAGAATTTTTTCTACAGGACTAGAGCTTAAAGTAAGTTTAAATGATTGTATCAGGCTGAATCTCAACCTCAGATGCGCCAGTCAGGTGCTTTACAGCCTTCAAGAATTTGATGCTGAAAATGGCGAAGAGCTGTATCAAAAAGTTACCGCCATAGAGTGGGAGAAATTGATAGATTTTAGTGGATATTTCTCTGTAACCTCAAATGTGGATAATTCTACCATTACCACACCTTTGTTTGCCAATTTAAAAGTTAAAGATGCTATTGCAGATAGGATTAAATCTGTACATAAAATAAGACCAAACTCTGGTCCGGATTACACTAAAACAGTAGTGCATTTATATTGGAAAAATGAAAAGGCAGAAATCTTTTTAGACACATCAGGAGAAACTTTAGCTAAACACAGCTATAGGAAAATACCTGGCAAAGCACCCATGTTAGAAGCGCTTGCAGCCTCAACCATTTTAGCTACACAGTGGGATTTTAAATCTCCTTTTATAAACCCGATGTGCGGTTCTGGAACTTTAGCCATAGAAGCGGCCTTAATTGCAACAGGCAGAACGCCTGGTTTGTTAAGAATGAATTATGCTTTTATGCATATTTTAGGTTATGAGGAAGAGGTTTTCTTTACCGAAAGAAGAAAGCTAAAAGACCAAGTAGTTAAAAATCAAGATTTAAAAATTATTGCTACAGATATTTCTGAGGATGCTATAGACATCAGTAAAAAGAATGCTAAAACCGCTGGTGTAGACCAATTGATTGAGTTTTATGCTTGCGATTTTGCCGATACCAGAATCCCTCAGGATGAAGCGGGGGTGATTATGTTTAACCCCGAGTATGGCGAACGTTTAGGTATACACAGCAAACTAGAGGCTACTTACGCTAGAATTGGTGATTTCATGAAGAAAGAGTGTAAAGGGTATAATGGATACATTTTTACTGGAAACCCAGATTTAGCTAAAAAAATAGGCTTAAGAGCATCTAAAAGGATAGAATTTTACAACGGTAAACTAGATTGTAGATTGTTAGAGTATGAATTGTACGATGGGAGTAGAAGAACAGCACCTTAA
- a CDS encoding DUF3127 domain-containing protein encodes MEIKGKVHEVSEVMNVTDTFRKRELVVEFAENPQYPEYVKFEAIQDRVSLMDNLKVGDDVEVAFNLKGRPWTDKSGKKQYFNTLQVWKVTVLGADAGAPAQTPQFAAPVDISAAPEADDDLPF; translated from the coding sequence ATGGAGATAAAAGGAAAAGTTCATGAAGTATCTGAAGTCATGAACGTTACTGATACATTTAGAAAAAGAGAGCTTGTTGTTGAATTTGCCGAAAACCCTCAGTACCCGGAATACGTAAAATTTGAAGCAATACAAGACAGGGTTTCATTAATGGATAATCTTAAAGTTGGTGATGATGTTGAGGTTGCCTTCAATTTAAAAGGAAGACCCTGGACAGATAAATCAGGTAAGAAACAATATTTCAATACTTTACAAGTTTGGAAAGTAACCGTATTAGGTGCTGATGCAGGTGCTCCTGCTCAAACACCACAATTTGCAGCACCAGTTGATATTAGTGCGGCACCAGAGGCAGATGACGATTTGCCGTTTTAA